A genomic stretch from Vibrio neptunius includes:
- a CDS encoding DUF5363 domain-containing protein — MIAWFKQWVARYDEWCQSMGLTPQNKRSCVPYHTDPVQQASQSNKKAQR, encoded by the coding sequence ATGATAGCTTGGTTTAAACAGTGGGTTGCGCGATACGACGAGTGGTGTCAGTCGATGGGGCTAACTCCGCAGAATAAACGCAGTTGTGTTCCTTATCACACAGACCCCGTTCAGCAAGCTTCTCAATCTAATAAAAAGGCGCAGCGGTAA